One Vitis riparia cultivar Riparia Gloire de Montpellier isolate 1030 chromosome 4, EGFV_Vit.rip_1.0, whole genome shotgun sequence genomic window carries:
- the LOC117913364 gene encoding protein DA1-related 1-like, with the protein MDWLTKILKGSGHKISEGQYHGRYGDDRIWEEPSTPVDVSTDFDHDDLAVAIARSLEDYPEEDQKGKKVVDTESHLEEDEQLARALQESLNVESPPRHDAGNIFQPFPSFFSPGYRICAGCNCEIGHGRYLSCMGAVWHPECFRCRACGLPIFEHEFSMSGSHPYHKSCYKEQNHPKCDVCRNFIPTNAAGLIEYRAHPFWMQKYCPSHEHDGTPRCCSCERMEATDTRYLSLDDGRKLCLECLHSAIMETIECQPLYLEIQEFYEGLNMKVEQQVPLLLVERQALNEAMEGEKNGHHHLPETRGLCLSEEQTVSTISGRPRIGTGYRIIDMMTEPYRLVRRCEVTAILILYGLPRLLTGSILAHEMMHAWLRLKGYPNLSQDVEEGICQVLAYMWLDSEIYSSAGSDVAAAAAASSSSSTTSKKGARSQFEKKLGEFFKHQIETDSSPAYGDGFRAGNQAVQKYGLKSTLDHIRLTGSFPY; encoded by the exons ATGGATTGGCTAACCAAGATTCTAAAAGGCTCTGGCCATAAAATCTCAGAAGGCCAGTATCATGGGAGATATGGGGATGACAGAATTTGGGAAGAGCCGTCAACTCCTGTG GATGTATCCACAGATTTTGACCATGATGATCTTGCTGTTGCTATTGCTCGTTCCCTTGAAGATTACCCTGAGGAAGATCAGAAAGGGAAAAAAGTAGTTG ATACTGAATCTcatttggaggaagatgaacAACTTGCTAGAGCTCTTCAAGAGAGTTTGAACGTGGAGTCTCCTCCTCGACATGATGCTGGAAATATATTTCAACCTTTTCCATCATTCTTTTCACCTGGTTATAG GATCTGTGCTGGGTGCAACTGCGAGATTGGTCATGGAAGATATTTGAGTTGCATGGGTGCTGTTTGGCATCCAGAATGTTTTCGTTGCCGTGCTTGTGGGCTTCCCATTTTTGAACATGAG TTTTCTATGTCCGGAAGTCACCCTTATCACAAATCATGCTACAAGGAACAAAATCATCCAAAATGTGATGTTTGCAGGAACTTT ATTCCAACAAATGCAGCTGGACTTATTGAGTATAGAGCACATCCGTTCTGGATGCAAAAGTACTGTCCCTCACATGAGCATGATGGAACTCCTCGGTGTTGTAGTTGTGAAAGAATGGAG GCAACGGACACTAGATATCTATCACTTGATGATGGTAGGAAACTATGTCTGGAGTGTCTGCACTCTGCTATCATGGAAACTATAGAGTGCCAGCCTCTTTACCTTGAAATACAAGAATTTTATGAGGGTTTGAATATGAAAGTGGAGCAGCAAGTCCCTCTTCTCTTGGTTGAGAGACAAGCACTAAATGAGGCCATGGAGGGAGAAAAGAAT GGACATCATCACTTGCCTGAGACTAGAGGACTCTGCCTGTCCGAAGAACAGACTGTTAGCACT ATTTCGGGGAGGCCTAGGATTGGCACAGGCTATCGGATTATAGACATGATGACAGAACCTTATAGGCTAGTCCGTCGATGTGAAGTGACAGCAATTCTCATTTTGTATGGGCTCCCAAG GTTGCTGACTGGGTCAATCCTGGCTCACGAGATGATGCATGCATGGCTCCGACTGAAAG GATATCCAAATCTGAGTCAGGATGTTGAAGAAGGCATCTGCCAGGTGTTGGCTTATATGTGGTTGGATTCAGAGATATATTCAAGTGCTGGTAGTGATGTTGCTGCGGCTGCGGCtgcttcttcatcatcatccaCAACATCAAAGAAGGGTGCACGGTCTCAGTTTGAGAAGAAACTTGGTGAGTTTTTCAAACACCAGATAGAGACAGATAGTTCACCAGCTTATGGGGACGGATTTAGAGCAGGTAACCAAGCAGTGCAGAAGTACGGCCTCAAGAGTACCCTTGACCATATTCGGCTGACAGGAAGCTTTCCTTACTGA